CTCGGCGAACTGCGGCGCCCGCGCGATGACTTCGCCGTCCCGGTCGACCACGATCGAGTCGCCGTCGAAGACCAGCTCGTCCTGGCCGCCGATCATGGCCAGGTACGCGGTGGTGCAGCCCGCCTCCTGGGCCCGCTTGCGCACCAGGTCCAGCCGGGTGTCGTCCTTCTCCCGCTCGTACGGCGAGGCGTTGATCGACAGCAGCAGCCCGGCCCCCGCCGAGCAGCTGGCCGGCACCCGGCCGCCGTCCTGCCACAGGTCCTCGCAGATGGCGAGCGCCACGTCGATGCCGTGGACGCGGACCATGGGCAGGGTGTCGCCGGGCACGAAGTAGCGGAACTCGTCGAAGACGCCGTAGTTCGGCAGATGGTGCTTGGCGAAGGTCAGGACGACCGCGCCCCGGTGCAGCACGGCGCCCGCGTTCTGCGGCGACCCGGCCGGCTGGCCGTAGCGCCGGGCGCGCTCGCTGCGGTCGAGGTAGCCGACGACCACCGGCACCTCGCCCAGCCCCTCGGCGTTCAGCCGCTCGGCGAGCGAGCGCAGCGCGGTGCGCGACGCCTCGACGAAGGACGAGCGCAGCGCCAGGTCCTCGACGGGATAGCCGGTCAGCACCATCTCGGGGAACGCCACCAGATGGGCGCCCTGTTCGGCGGAGTGCCGGGTCCAGTGGAGTATCGATTCGGTGTTGCCGTCGAGGTCGCCGACGGTCGAGTCGATCTGGTTCAGAGCGAGGCGAAGTTGAGGCACGGGCCCAGTGTAATCGTCTGTCTGACGCGATAGCCGGGGGTGTCTCCCTTCTCACGCCGGTCACGTCTGGCTTCTCTCACGCCGGTCACGTCTGGCTTCACTTCTGGTAGCCGAGGATGGTCATCATCCCGGACTCCGAGTGGTAGACGTTGTGGCAGTGGACCATCCACAGCCCCGGGTTGTCGGCGTCGAGGTCCACGTTCACCTTGTGGTGCGGCAGCAGGACCGTGGTGTCCTTACGGGGGCCGCCGTCCGGCAGCGCGAAGGTGTGGCCGTGCAGATGGACCGGATGCCACATGTCGGTGCCGTTGATGAACGTGATCCGCACCCGCTCACCCTCCCGTACCGGATAGCGCTGCGAGGGGTCGTACGGCCGGCCGTTGATCGCCCAGTTCCAGCGCCGCATCGAGCCGGTGAGCCGCATCCGGATGATGCGGTCGGGCTCCTTGGGCGTCAGCCGGACGTCCTCAGCCGCCTTCAGCCGGTCCGCGGTGAGCAGCTCGCCGTCCAGCTCCTTGGGGCGCGGGAACTTCACCGGGCTCTTGCCGCGGGTGCGCAGCACCGCCATCGCGGACCGCCCCTTGCCCTCGGCGATCACGGCGAGCGGGAAGACCCCGTCCTTGACGGTGACCAGCACGTCGTAGCGCTCGCCCATGCCCAGCAGCAGCGCGTCCGTCTTGGCCGGTACGACGGGGTAGCCGTCGGTGTGGGTGACGGTCATCCGGTGGCCGCCGAGGGCGACGCGGAAGGCGGTGTCGCCGCCCGCGTTGATGATGCGGATGCGCACCCGGTCGCCGCGCTTGGCGCGGAAGACCTGCGGGGACTCGGGGCTGCGGCCGTTGACCAGGTAGTAGGGGTAGGTGACATCACCGGCGTGGCCGCCCAGCAGCCGGCTCTCCATGGGCGCGGCCTTGGGTGCGGCCTTCTTCGGCGCCGTGGACCGGGTCCGGTCGCGTTTGGCGCCGGCCGCGGCGGTGCTCTTGGCTGTCGCTTTGGGCTTGGCTGTCGCCGTGGCTTTGGCCGTGGGCGTAGGCGTGGGCGTGGGCGTGGCTTTGGCCGTGGCCGTGGCCGTGGCCGTGGCTTTGGTTTTGGCTGTGGCCGTGGCGCCGCGCTTGCCGTCGTCGTCCGTCGAGCCGCCGTCCGTCGAGCCGTCATCCATCGAGCCGTCGTCCATCGCATGGCCGGCCGCGCCGCCCTTGCCCGCGTTGAGCCGCTCGAACTCCTTGTCCGGGGTGCGGCCGCCCACCCCGTCGAGCCAGTCGTCCAGGACGACGACCCACTCCTTGTCGTACGCCAGCGGCTCCTTCGGATCCTCCACGATCAGCGGTGCGTACAGCCCCCGGTCCAGCTGGACGCCCGAGTGCGGATGGATCCAGTACGTGCCCGGGTAGAA
This genomic interval from Streptomyces asiaticus contains the following:
- a CDS encoding multicopper oxidase family protein codes for the protein MHEKTRRAVLGTGIAAAGSGLLTACGSSGPRPRAGGPDGVDGNTMGAPARPGAPADDTPAQYVSPHGPEVAAAERRRGPGPVRTFRLTATATTLDIGARKVTSWAYEDQVPGREIRVTAGDTIALTLANNLPQPTTLHWHGIRLRNDMDGVPGVTQRAIKTGAAFDYRFTAFYPGTYWIHPHSGVQLDRGLYAPLIVEDPKEPLAYDKEWVVVLDDWLDGVGGRTPDKEFERLNAGKGGAAGHAMDDGSMDDGSTDGGSTDDDGKRGATATAKTKATATATATAKATPTPTPTPTAKATATAKPKATAKSTAAAGAKRDRTRSTAPKKAAPKAAPMESRLLGGHAGDVTYPYYLVNGRSPESPQVFRAKRGDRVRIRIINAGGDTAFRVALGGHRMTVTHTDGYPVVPAKTDALLLGMGERYDVLVTVKDGVFPLAVIAEGKGRSAMAVLRTRGKSPVKFPRPKELDGELLTADRLKAAEDVRLTPKEPDRIIRMRLTGSMRRWNWAINGRPYDPSQRYPVREGERVRITFINGTDMWHPVHLHGHTFALPDGGPRKDTTVLLPHHKVNVDLDADNPGLWMVHCHNVYHSESGMMTILGYQK